One genomic window of Tepidamorphus gemmatus includes the following:
- a CDS encoding alpha/beta hydrolase, translating to MPEVIFTGPAGRIEGRYQPPKTRHSRIALILHPHPQFGGTMNNQIAYQLYYMFAERGFAVLRFNFRGVGRSQGTFDHGQGELSDAAAALDWVQGLNPDARACWIAGFSFGSWIGMQLLMRRPEVEGFISIAPQPNLYDFSFLAPCPSSGLIVHGSADRVVPPSDIQTLVEKLKTQKGIVIDQQIVEGANHFFENKVDELMAICGSYLDRRLAAAAKEDDAA from the coding sequence ATGCCGGAAGTAATCTTCACGGGACCAGCCGGTCGCATCGAAGGCAGATATCAGCCGCCGAAGACCCGGCACTCGCGGATTGCGCTCATCCTGCATCCGCACCCGCAGTTCGGCGGGACGATGAATAATCAGATCGCCTACCAGCTCTATTACATGTTCGCCGAACGCGGCTTTGCCGTGCTGCGCTTCAACTTCCGCGGGGTTGGGCGCAGCCAGGGAACCTTCGACCACGGCCAGGGTGAGCTATCGGACGCCGCCGCCGCGCTGGACTGGGTTCAGGGCCTCAATCCCGACGCGCGGGCCTGCTGGATCGCCGGCTTCTCGTTCGGTTCCTGGATCGGCATGCAGCTGCTGATGCGACGTCCCGAGGTCGAAGGCTTCATCTCGATCGCACCGCAACCCAATCTCTACGACTTCTCGTTCCTCGCGCCCTGCCCCTCATCGGGGCTGATCGTTCACGGCTCCGCCGATCGCGTCGTGCCGCCGTCCGACATCCAGACGCTGGTGGAGAAGCTCAAGACGCAAAAGGGAATCGTCATCGACCAGCAGATCGTCGAGGGCGCCAACCACTTCTTCGAGAACAAGGTCGACGAACTGATGGCGATCTGCGGCAGTTACCTCGACAGGCGGCTGGCCGCTGCCGCGAAGGAAGACGACGCCGCCTGA
- a CDS encoding anhydro-N-acetylmuramic acid kinase, with amino-acid sequence MGVTKALTAIGLMSGTSMDGVDAAVLVTDGETIAAYGALAERPYVPAERAVLREALVAARAIADRSDRAGVLAEAERMVTAAHAEAVEALFVAAGLSAADVDVVGFHGQTVLHRPEQRLTVQIGDAAALADRLRIPVVYDFRAADVAAGGQGAPLVPAYHRAIARRHGWRLPVAILNLGGVGNVTFVGEGDPVAFDTGPGNALIDDWVMQRAGIAFDEDGRIAAAGQVDTVALATLMDDAYFDRPPPKSLDRNDFPLGAVSALSLEDGAATLAAFTAASVAAAERWFPAPVRRWIVAGGGARNQTLLAMLSARLSAPVTTADAAGLSASHIEAQAFAYLAVRSLKGLPLSYPTTTGVPKAMTGGVVARAVASGR; translated from the coding sequence ATGGGCGTGACGAAAGCGCTGACGGCGATCGGTCTGATGAGTGGCACGTCGATGGACGGTGTCGATGCAGCCGTCCTCGTCACGGATGGAGAGACGATAGCAGCCTATGGCGCGCTGGCGGAACGACCATACGTGCCGGCCGAGCGCGCCGTCCTGCGCGAGGCGCTCGTCGCAGCGCGCGCCATCGCCGACCGCTCCGATCGGGCGGGCGTGCTCGCGGAAGCGGAGCGCATGGTCACGGCCGCCCATGCGGAGGCTGTCGAGGCGCTCTTCGTCGCTGCGGGACTGTCGGCCGCGGATGTGGATGTCGTTGGGTTCCATGGCCAGACGGTGCTGCACCGGCCCGAGCAGCGCCTGACCGTGCAGATCGGCGACGCGGCGGCGCTCGCCGATCGGCTCCGCATTCCCGTCGTCTACGATTTCAGGGCGGCCGACGTTGCCGCGGGCGGTCAGGGCGCGCCACTCGTGCCCGCCTATCACCGCGCGATCGCCCGTCGTCACGGCTGGAGGCTGCCGGTGGCGATCCTCAACCTGGGTGGCGTCGGCAATGTCACCTTCGTTGGAGAGGGCGATCCTGTCGCTTTCGACACCGGGCCGGGCAATGCGCTGATCGACGACTGGGTGATGCAGCGGGCCGGCATCGCCTTCGACGAGGACGGCCGCATCGCGGCCGCTGGCCAGGTCGACACGGTGGCGTTGGCGACGTTGATGGACGACGCCTATTTCGACCGGCCGCCGCCGAAGTCACTCGATCGCAACGACTTTCCGCTCGGGGCGGTCTCCGCGCTGTCGCTTGAGGACGGTGCGGCGACGCTGGCTGCCTTCACGGCGGCATCCGTGGCCGCAGCCGAACGCTGGTTTCCGGCGCCGGTCCGCCGCTGGATCGTCGCCGGTGGCGGTGCCCGCAATCAGACGCTGCTCGCGATGCTGAGCGCACGGCTGTCGGCGCCCGTCACGACCGCCGACGCTGCCGGCTTGTCGGCGTCCCATATCGAGGCCCAAGCCTTCGCCTATCTCGCCGTGCGCTCGCTGAAGGGCCTGCCGCTCAGCTACCCGACGACGACGGGCGTGCCGAAGGCGATGACGGGCGGGGTCGTGGCGAGGGCAGTCGCATCGGGGCGCTGA
- the sufB gene encoding Fe-S cluster assembly protein SufB, with protein sequence MPAVRETIEQVREIDVDRYKYGFFTEIESEKAPKGLNEDIVRFISAKKGEPDWMLDWRLDAYRRWRTMTEPTWARVSYPKIDFDDLYYYAAPKTAKAPKSLDEVDPQLLETYAKLGIPLKEQAVLAGVEGARVAVDAVFDSVSVVTTFREELARHGVIFCSISEALREHPDLVRKYLGSVVPTSDNFYATLNSAVFSDGSFVYVPPGVRCPMELSTYFRINERQTGQFERTLIIADKGAYVSYLEGCTAPMRDENQLHAAVVELVALDDAEIKYSTVQNWYPGDKDGKGGIYNFVTKRGDCRGRNSKISWTQVETGSAITWKYPSCILRGDNSRGEFYSIAISNGHQQVDSGTKMIHLGRNTSSRIISKGIAAGQSNNTYRGLVSAHARATGARNFTQCDSLLIGNRCGAHTVPYIESKNATAVFEHEATTSKISDDQMFYCMQRGLSEEEAVALIVNGFVRDVLQQLPMEFMVETQKLIGISLEGSVG encoded by the coding sequence ATGCCAGCAGTTCGCGAGACGATCGAGCAGGTTCGCGAGATCGACGTCGATAGGTACAAGTACGGCTTCTTTACCGAGATCGAGTCGGAGAAGGCGCCGAAGGGACTGAACGAGGACATCGTCCGGTTCATCTCCGCCAAGAAGGGCGAGCCCGACTGGATGCTCGACTGGCGCCTCGATGCCTATCGGCGCTGGCGCACGATGACCGAGCCGACCTGGGCGCGGGTCAGCTATCCTAAGATCGACTTCGATGACCTCTACTATTACGCCGCGCCGAAGACCGCTAAGGCGCCGAAGAGCCTCGACGAGGTCGATCCGCAGCTTCTCGAGACCTACGCCAAGCTCGGCATTCCGCTCAAGGAACAGGCGGTGCTGGCCGGCGTCGAGGGCGCGCGGGTCGCCGTCGACGCAGTGTTCGACTCCGTCTCGGTGGTGACGACCTTCCGCGAGGAACTCGCCCGGCACGGCGTCATATTCTGCTCGATCTCCGAAGCGCTGCGCGAGCATCCGGATCTGGTGCGCAAATATCTTGGATCGGTTGTGCCGACGAGCGACAACTTCTATGCCACGCTCAATTCCGCGGTGTTCTCCGACGGATCGTTCGTCTACGTGCCGCCGGGCGTGCGCTGCCCGATGGAACTGTCCACCTATTTCCGCATCAACGAGAGGCAGACCGGCCAGTTCGAGCGTACGCTGATCATCGCCGACAAGGGCGCCTATGTGAGCTATCTCGAAGGCTGCACGGCGCCGATGCGCGACGAGAATCAGCTGCATGCTGCTGTCGTCGAACTGGTCGCGCTGGATGACGCCGAGATAAAGTATTCGACCGTGCAAAACTGGTATCCGGGCGACAAGGACGGGAAGGGCGGAATCTACAACTTCGTCACCAAGCGTGGCGATTGCCGCGGCCGCAACTCGAAGATCTCCTGGACGCAGGTCGAGACCGGGTCGGCGATCACCTGGAAGTACCCGAGCTGCATCCTGAGGGGCGACAATTCGCGTGGGGAATTCTATTCGATCGCCATTTCCAACGGTCACCAGCAGGTCGATTCCGGCACCAAGATGATCCATCTCGGCCGCAATACCTCGAGCCGGATCATCTCGAAGGGCATCGCTGCAGGGCAGTCCAACAACACCTATCGCGGCCTGGTCTCGGCGCACGCCAGGGCGACCGGGGCGCGCAACTTTACCCAGTGCGACTCGCTGCTGATCGGCAACCGCTGCGGCGCCCACACCGTGCCCTATATCGAATCGAAGAACGCCACGGCGGTGTTCGAGCACGAGGCGACCACCTCGAAGATCTCCGACGACCAGATGTTCTACTGCATGCAGCGCGGTCTGTCGGAAGAGGAGGCGGTGGCGTTGATCGTCAACGGATTCGTCCGCGACGTCCTGCAACAGCTGCCGATGGAGTTCATGGTCGAGACCCAGAAGCTGATCGGCATCAGCCTAGAGGGATCGGTGGGCTGA
- the tyrS gene encoding tyrosine--tRNA ligase yields MSGFKSDFLHVLSERGYIHQCSDADGLDAKAHEGSLVAYVGYDCTGPSLHVGHLLSIMMLRWFQKTGHTPITLMGGGTTRVGDPSGKDEMRKLLTYEQIEANKQSLKEVFSRFVAYEGANAAIMSDNAEWLAPLNYIDFLREVGRHFSVNRMLSFDSVKLRLDRESELSFLEFNYMILQAYDFVELNRRYGCVLQMGGSDQWGNIINGIDLGRRMGTPQLYALTCPLITTASGAKMGKTAAGAVWLKADMLSPWDYWQFWRNTEDGDVGRFLRLFTDLPLDEIARLEALRGAEINEAKKVLANEATALLHGRAAAEAAAETARKTFEEGTLAETLPTVEISGGELDEGIGVLTAFVRAGLVTSNGEARRAVANGALRVNDNPVTDPAALLRAADVTAQGVIKLSFGRKRHVLLRPR; encoded by the coding sequence ATGAGCGGTTTCAAGTCCGATTTCCTGCACGTTCTGTCCGAGCGCGGTTACATCCATCAATGTTCTGATGCGGACGGGCTCGATGCCAAGGCGCACGAGGGCTCCCTCGTCGCCTATGTCGGCTACGACTGCACCGGGCCGTCGCTGCATGTCGGGCACCTGCTGTCGATCATGATGCTGCGCTGGTTCCAGAAGACGGGGCATACACCGATCACGCTGATGGGTGGCGGCACGACCCGCGTCGGCGACCCGTCCGGCAAGGACGAGATGCGCAAGCTGCTCACCTACGAGCAGATCGAGGCCAACAAGCAGAGCCTGAAGGAGGTGTTCTCGCGCTTCGTCGCGTACGAGGGCGCGAACGCCGCGATCATGTCGGACAATGCCGAATGGCTCGCGCCGCTCAACTACATCGACTTCCTGCGCGAGGTCGGCCGGCACTTCTCCGTCAACCGGATGCTCAGCTTCGATTCCGTGAAGCTGAGGCTGGATCGCGAGTCGGAACTGTCTTTCCTCGAGTTCAACTACATGATCCTACAGGCTTACGACTTCGTGGAGCTGAACCGGCGCTACGGCTGCGTGCTGCAGATGGGCGGATCCGATCAGTGGGGCAACATCATCAACGGCATCGATCTCGGCCGACGCATGGGCACGCCGCAGCTCTATGCGCTGACCTGTCCGCTCATCACCACCGCGTCGGGTGCCAAGATGGGCAAGACCGCCGCCGGCGCCGTCTGGCTCAAGGCCGACATGCTCAGCCCCTGGGACTACTGGCAGTTCTGGCGCAACACGGAGGATGGCGACGTCGGCCGCTTCCTGAGGCTGTTCACCGACCTGCCGCTGGACGAGATCGCCCGGCTCGAGGCGCTGCGGGGCGCAGAGATCAATGAGGCGAAGAAGGTGCTGGCGAACGAGGCGACGGCGTTGCTGCACGGCCGCGCCGCCGCCGAGGCAGCCGCCGAGACGGCGCGCAAGACGTTCGAGGAAGGCACGCTCGCCGAGACGCTGCCTACGGTCGAGATTTCCGGCGGCGAGCTAGACGAGGGCATCGGCGTGCTGACTGCCTTCGTCCGCGCCGGCCTTGTCACCTCCAACGGCGAGGCCCGCAGGGCCGTCGCCAACGGCGCGCTGCGCGTCAACGACAATCCCGTAACCGACCCTGCCGCATTGCTGCGCGCCGCAGACGTGACGGCGCAGGGCGTGATCAAGCTTTCGTTCGGGCGCAAGAGACACGTGCTGCTCAGACCACGCTGA
- a CDS encoding cysteine desulfurase family protein translates to MGTTAYLDFNATAPVRPAVAEAMAAAMRISGNASSVHAAGREARRLIEEARAAVAGLVGADPANVVFTSGGTEAAALALAPRAPGDRLLVSAVEHPCVLAGGRFAPDHVETIPVDGDGVIDLEWLERRLATTPVPAMVSVMAANNETGVLQPVAEAARLAHAAGALVHCDAVQAAGRTGTDLESLGVDLLSLSAHKLGGPQGVGALVRRTRSVPVVPLWGGGGQERSLRTGTEPVPAIAGFGAAARLAAADVSGEDKICELRDWFERSLRTISPSAVIFASGRARLANTSCFAVPGIAAESAMIALDLDGVCVSSGSACSSGKVGRSHVLAAMGVSPDLASGAIRMSLGWSSTREDVERLLKAWRRLEERFAGRRQASVVAA, encoded by the coding sequence GTGGGGACGACGGCCTACCTGGATTTCAACGCGACTGCGCCGGTCCGGCCCGCGGTGGCCGAGGCCATGGCCGCAGCGATGCGCATTTCGGGTAATGCGTCCTCGGTGCATGCCGCCGGGCGCGAGGCGCGTCGGCTGATCGAGGAGGCGCGTGCGGCCGTGGCCGGGTTGGTCGGCGCCGACCCGGCCAATGTCGTCTTCACCAGCGGCGGTACCGAGGCCGCGGCCCTGGCGCTTGCGCCACGTGCTCCGGGCGACCGGCTGCTCGTCTCCGCCGTCGAGCATCCCTGCGTCCTGGCCGGTGGCCGCTTCGCCCCGGACCATGTCGAGACGATCCCGGTAGATGGCGATGGCGTCATCGATCTGGAGTGGCTCGAGCGGCGCCTCGCGACGACGCCGGTGCCGGCGATGGTGTCGGTCATGGCCGCCAACAACGAGACGGGCGTTCTTCAGCCGGTCGCCGAGGCAGCGCGACTCGCCCATGCCGCCGGCGCCTTGGTACATTGCGATGCCGTGCAGGCGGCCGGTCGGACAGGAACGGACCTCGAGTCGCTCGGGGTCGACCTCCTCAGCCTGTCGGCCCACAAGCTGGGCGGGCCGCAGGGTGTCGGCGCGCTCGTGCGTCGCACGCGGTCGGTTCCGGTCGTGCCGCTCTGGGGTGGCGGCGGGCAGGAGCGCTCGCTCAGAACGGGCACCGAGCCGGTTCCGGCGATTGCGGGTTTCGGCGCGGCGGCCCGACTTGCGGCCGCAGACGTGTCTGGTGAGGACAAGATCTGCGAGCTGAGGGACTGGTTCGAGCGGTCGTTGCGCACTATCTCGCCCTCTGCGGTCATCTTCGCTTCCGGGCGGGCGAGACTGGCGAATACCAGTTGCTTTGCGGTTCCCGGTATTGCCGCCGAGAGTGCGATGATCGCGCTAGATCTGGACGGTGTGTGCGTCAGTTCTGGATCGGCCTGCTCGTCCGGGAAGGTCGGGCGCTCGCACGTGCTTGCCGCCATGGGGGTGTCGCCGGACCTTGCCTCCGGCGCGATCCGCATGAGCCTCGGCTGGTCCAGCACGCGCGAGGACGTCGAACGCCTCCTGAAGGCGTGGCGGAGACTCGAGGAGAGATTTGCCGGACGCCGGCAGGCCAGTGTCGTCGCGGCATGA